The Fervidibacillus albus genome contains a region encoding:
- a CDS encoding chromate transporter gives MKYLNIFLAFFRVGIFGYGGGPSSIPLVEKEVVGRYKWMNDEDFSDCLAIGNALPGPIATKLAGYIGYRVGGFLGMTIALIATILPTVFLMIVFLTVLNQYKDQPWVQGMSKAVIPVVGVMLGILTWEFVKRTKGSFGWMKTVLLLVICFVLMEPLSIHPAILIIVFIFAALLKKTDDSTKTERKVKSP, from the coding sequence GTGAAGTACTTAAACATTTTTCTCGCCTTTTTCCGTGTGGGCATATTTGGTTACGGAGGCGGACCGAGTTCCATCCCCCTCGTGGAAAAGGAAGTCGTGGGGCGTTATAAATGGATGAACGATGAAGATTTTTCCGATTGTTTAGCTATAGGGAATGCCTTACCCGGTCCGATCGCTACGAAACTAGCAGGATATATCGGTTATCGGGTCGGCGGATTTTTAGGCATGACAATTGCTTTAATTGCGACCATTTTACCGACCGTTTTCTTAATGATTGTTTTTTTAACGGTTTTGAATCAGTATAAAGATCAGCCTTGGGTTCAAGGCATGTCAAAGGCGGTCATTCCCGTTGTCGGCGTTATGCTAGGCATATTGACTTGGGAATTTGTGAAAAGAACGAAAGGCTCCTTTGGTTGGATGAAAACCGTATTATTACTTGTCATTTGTTTTGTGTTAATGGAACCATTATCCATTCATCCTGCCATTTTAATCATCGTTTTTATTTTCGCTGCTTTATTGAAAAAAACGGATGATTCAACCAAAACGGAACGAAAGGTGAAGTCCCCATGA
- the hpf gene encoding ribosome hibernation-promoting factor, HPF/YfiA family: protein MRYIIRGENIEVTPALRDYTEKKISKLEKYFTETPDANVYVNLKVYPDKKAKVEVTIPLKYITLRAEEMNEDMYAGIDLITDKLERQIRKHKTKINRKVRETGMKDLFVNGPTLTEPEKKEEEIEIVRVKRFDLKPMDSEEAVLQMNMLGHNFFVYTDAETNSTNIVYKRKDGKYGLIETN, encoded by the coding sequence ATGAGATACATTATACGTGGAGAAAACATTGAAGTAACTCCGGCTTTACGGGACTATACCGAAAAGAAGATTTCCAAGTTAGAAAAATATTTTACCGAAACTCCCGATGCAAACGTATATGTCAATTTGAAAGTGTACCCGGATAAAAAAGCGAAAGTGGAAGTGACGATTCCGCTTAAGTATATTACGTTACGGGCAGAAGAAATGAATGAAGATATGTATGCTGGCATCGATTTAATAACTGATAAATTGGAAAGACAAATTCGTAAACATAAAACGAAAATTAACCGGAAAGTTCGGGAAACGGGAATGAAAGATTTATTCGTCAACGGACCAACACTTACCGAACCGGAAAAGAAAGAAGAAGAAATTGAAATTGTTCGTGTAAAACGTTTTGATTTAAAACCGATGGACAGTGAAGAAGCCGTCTTGCAAATGAACATGCTCGGTCACAACTTTTTCGTCTATACCGATGCCGAAACGAATTCGACGAACATCGTATACAAACGGAAAGACGGAAAATACGGTCTGATTGAAACGAACTAA
- a CDS encoding gamma-glutamyltransferase family protein, with protein sequence MDFLHYPYRSQRMATFAKKGMVATSQSLAAQAGLDILKKGGNAVDAAIATAAALTVVEPTSNGIGGDAFAIVWMKDKIYGLNSSGPSPKTISIESVKNRGYEHMPTHGMIPVTVPGVPAAWGALAERFGRLPLIESLQPAITYAREGYPVSPTLGKYWNLAYKKFKQLLKGDEFRYWFDTFAPNGRAPKIGELWNSADHAKTLQSIGESNGKSFYKGELAEKIDAFFKKHEGFLTKDDLSAFKPEWVEPIRTNYRGYDIWEIPPNGQGIVALMALSIVKGFDFYAKDDIETVHKQIEALKLAMTDGKAYITDPHHMEIAIAELLSEKYATMQRKKIKDTALMPQPTNLGKSGTVYLATADEEGNMVSYIQSNYMGFGSGIVVPETGIAMQNRGADFSLDPNHPNALQPGKRTYHTIIPGFITKGEAAIGPFGVMGGYMQPQGHMQVVMNMIDFHLNPQAALDAPRWQWIEGKRVIVEPDFPNDIAQGLARKGHEIQISLDHGAFGRGQIIWRDPETGVLMGGTEKRTDSAIASW encoded by the coding sequence ATGGACTTTTTACATTATCCATATCGTTCTCAACGGATGGCCACGTTTGCGAAAAAAGGAATGGTTGCCACATCCCAGTCACTTGCAGCCCAAGCCGGGTTGGACATTTTAAAAAAGGGAGGAAATGCCGTTGATGCTGCGATTGCTACAGCGGCTGCGTTAACGGTCGTTGAGCCTACTTCAAACGGGATCGGTGGAGATGCCTTTGCAATCGTTTGGATGAAAGATAAAATATACGGTTTAAATAGTAGTGGCCCTTCGCCGAAAACAATATCGATCGAATCGGTAAAAAATCGGGGTTACGAACATATGCCGACCCATGGGATGATTCCTGTAACCGTTCCAGGAGTTCCAGCGGCGTGGGGAGCTTTAGCTGAACGATTTGGTAGACTCCCTCTAATCGAAAGTTTGCAACCGGCGATAACCTATGCACGGGAAGGATATCCAGTTAGCCCAACTTTAGGAAAATATTGGAATCTAGCGTATAAAAAATTTAAACAATTATTGAAAGGGGACGAATTTCGTTATTGGTTCGATACGTTTGCACCGAACGGACGGGCTCCGAAAATCGGGGAATTATGGAACTCAGCTGATCATGCCAAAACGTTACAATCCATCGGCGAATCAAACGGTAAAAGTTTTTACAAAGGGGAACTAGCAGAAAAAATCGATGCATTTTTTAAAAAACATGAGGGGTTTTTAACAAAAGATGATTTGTCCGCTTTTAAACCGGAATGGGTGGAGCCAATCCGCACTAATTACAGAGGATACGACATTTGGGAAATCCCTCCGAACGGGCAAGGAATCGTCGCATTGATGGCACTATCAATTGTAAAAGGATTCGATTTTTACGCAAAGGACGACATTGAAACGGTGCATAAACAAATTGAAGCGTTGAAACTGGCGATGACTGACGGAAAAGCGTATATTACCGATCCACACCATATGGAAATCGCCATCGCTGAATTGTTATCGGAAAAATACGCTACGATGCAGAGGAAAAAAATTAAGGATACCGCTCTTATGCCACAACCGACAAATCTAGGGAAAAGTGGAACGGTTTATTTGGCAACTGCTGATGAAGAAGGGAATATGGTTTCGTATATTCAAAGCAACTATATGGGATTCGGTTCAGGGATTGTTGTTCCAGAAACGGGAATTGCGATGCAAAATCGGGGAGCGGACTTTTCCCTCGACCCGAATCACCCGAACGCTTTACAACCGGGAAAACGAACGTATCATACAATCATCCCGGGATTTATAACGAAAGGGGAGGCTGCCATCGGTCCCTTTGGTGTGATGGGAGGATATATGCAACCTCAAGGCCATATGCAAGTCGTGATGAACATGATTGATTTTCATTTGAATCCCCAAGCTGCCCTCGATGCACCCCGTTGGCAATGGATCGAAGGGAAACGAGTGATTGTCGAACCGGATTTTCCGAACGATATTGCCCAAGGATTAGCGAGAAAGGGTCATGAAATTCAAATTTCTTTAGATCATGGTGCTTTCGGAAGGGGACAAATTATTTGGCGAGATCCAGAAACCGGCGTACTAATGGGAGGAACGGAAAAACGAACGGACAGTGCCATCGCTTCATGGTAA
- a CDS encoding flagellar protein FliT, with translation MNPLKQFYLLTAELVQLLEKTDASHRKETIQKMNQLFEKREEVLKQIAPPFSRGEKQLGQQALQLNEKLVRLLTEEKNTIGTELASVRKQKKVQQKYVNPYAQIQTDGIFYDKKK, from the coding sequence ATGAACCCTTTGAAACAATTTTATTTACTAACAGCGGAATTGGTTCAACTGTTAGAAAAAACAGATGCGAGTCACCGAAAGGAAACGATTCAAAAAATGAATCAATTATTTGAAAAACGGGAAGAGGTGTTGAAACAAATCGCACCTCCTTTTTCACGTGGAGAAAAACAACTCGGACAGCAAGCGTTACAGCTGAACGAAAAACTCGTCCGGCTATTAACAGAAGAAAAAAACACCATCGGAACCGAATTAGCAAGTGTTCGCAAGCAAAAAAAGGTACAACAAAAATACGTCAATCCGTACGCCCAAATCCAAACGGACGGCATCTTTTACGACAAAAAAAAATAA
- the fliS gene encoding flagellar export chaperone FliS: MAIQNPYQAYQTNSVNTATPGELTLMLYNGCLKFIQMAKVAINDKNFEEKNKNIQKAQDIVSELMSTLNMDIEISHQMMPLYDFVRTKLIEANVKNNVKSLEEAESIVTEFRDTWKQVIQINRKQTYDKGGQA; this comes from the coding sequence ATGGCAATCCAAAATCCATATCAAGCGTATCAGACGAATTCCGTAAATACCGCAACTCCTGGCGAGCTCACTTTGATGCTTTACAACGGTTGTTTAAAATTTATCCAGATGGCAAAGGTGGCCATTAATGATAAAAATTTTGAGGAAAAGAATAAAAATATTCAAAAGGCCCAAGATATCGTTTCGGAATTGATGAGCACTTTGAATATGGATATTGAAATTTCCCACCAAATGATGCCATTATACGATTTCGTTCGGACAAAACTGATCGAAGCAAACGTAAAAAATAATGTAAAAAGTTTAGAAGAGGCGGAATCGATTGTCACTGAATTTCGTGATACGTGGAAACAAGTCATCCAAATTAACCGGAAACAAACGTACGATAAAGGTGGCCAAGCGTAA